One part of the Sorangiineae bacterium MSr11954 genome encodes these proteins:
- the infB gene encoding translation initiation factor IF-2, which yields MSKVRVYEVAKQLNLDPKAVVALFQAVGINEVRNHMSSVEPEAVERVKRHLEKQKTHDVVEERIRPTVVKRRAVAKPGGIPAPAESRPSTTRLPSTQVPPPPASSHADLSMLDTDHNGHLDGGLAAVEAMRVDRPSTDRLSSRNVAAAANAANATAVAANAASVTDDRRSTRDVSAVPVDRASARSLESVIEAPVTPPPPARVSSPNVQVPTPPASRTNIPAPASSRTSLPRSGAADASVPKSGAPTPPPSRASLPGTASKAGLLEPTDDVDNTVPVAVAVPAPASVKEIPTTTEEPVVQSPPPVVPAPRESSHAVAAVSAPAPAPTASERVSAPSPKLQSVQPEVSPATSASRPSTQAPEPKVEARAEVVEEAPAPPPPAPPPPPVEVAPPPPPAPPPPPAPPPRPAAPKTGVEYWTGRPGVPMPTPASAPRTAIGGGQTGSMPRRVQYDPRASSSAAPGRPGMRPGGPQGGRPGMMGRGGPGGQRRGFGPGAHSQQKRPPSAVSTKEMSEHKKVIRIEENITLQSMAGRMSLKSTELLMKLLSMGMTGVHINTTLDADTAKILASEFGWEVEDVAKSEEESIAAARGEEAAAADASEKNAAEQNLITRPPVVTVMGHVDHGKTSLLDKIRQANVASGEAGGITQHIGAYRANTKHGPIVFLDTPGHEAFTAMRARGASVTDLIILVVAADDGVMPQTREAVNHARAAKVPIIVAVNKIDKPAAEPERVKRELVEIGLQPEEWGGDTIFVNVSAHTGVGIESLLEMVAIQSEVMDLKANPKKAASGTVLEALLDRGRGPVARVLVQDGTLRVGDFLLAGAGFGKVRAMTNEHGKQVHEAGPSTPVEILGLSEVPGAGDPMHAVKDPKKAQEIAESRKGKMARSLIPATAKQSLEEISKRMADSSQQELRVIVKGDVQGSVEAVADAFSKLSTDRVKLSLIHAGVGAITEGDINLAIAAKAIVIGFSVRPAGKASALAEENKIEIRLYSIIYNAIEDVRNAMEGLLPPTLVEKTHGKAEVRQIFKVKGTVVAGSYVIEGTIKRTNKARIIRDNVVVWDGKLDALKRFKEDVKEVERGFECGLSFDGFSDVKEKDIVESYEIEEIKQKL from the coding sequence ATGAGCAAGGTGCGCGTGTACGAAGTGGCCAAGCAGCTCAACCTCGATCCGAAGGCGGTCGTGGCACTGTTTCAGGCCGTCGGCATCAACGAGGTGCGGAATCATATGAGCTCCGTGGAGCCGGAAGCGGTCGAGCGGGTGAAGCGACACCTCGAGAAGCAGAAGACCCACGATGTGGTTGAGGAGCGCATTCGTCCCACGGTGGTCAAGCGCCGCGCGGTGGCCAAGCCCGGCGGGATACCCGCCCCGGCCGAGTCGCGTCCCTCGACGACCCGGCTCCCGTCGACCCAGGTTCCCCCGCCGCCCGCAAGCAGCCACGCCGATCTGTCGATGCTCGATACGGACCACAATGGGCACTTGGACGGCGGTCTCGCCGCCGTGGAGGCGATGCGCGTGGACCGTCCCAGCACCGACCGGCTCTCCAGCCGCAACGTCGCCGCCGCCGCGAACGCGGCCAACGCGACAGCCGTCGCGGCCAACGCCGCCAGCGTGACGGACGACCGACGGAGCACCCGCGACGTCTCGGCCGTGCCGGTCGACCGCGCCAGCGCGCGTTCCCTCGAGAGCGTCATCGAAGCACCGGTGACCCCGCCGCCGCCCGCGCGCGTCAGCTCGCCCAACGTGCAGGTACCGACCCCGCCGGCCTCGAGGACGAACATCCCCGCCCCGGCATCGTCGCGAACCAGCCTCCCCCGGTCCGGCGCCGCCGACGCGAGCGTCCCCAAGTCCGGCGCCCCGACCCCGCCGCCATCGCGGGCGAGCCTGCCCGGAACGGCGTCGAAGGCCGGCCTTCTCGAGCCGACGGACGACGTCGACAATACAGTCCCTGTTGCGGTCGCCGTTCCGGCGCCTGCTTCGGTCAAGGAAATCCCCACGACGACGGAGGAACCGGTCGTGCAATCCCCGCCGCCGGTCGTACCGGCCCCGCGAGAATCGTCCCATGCGGTTGCAGCGGTGTCGGCACCTGCGCCGGCGCCCACTGCCTCCGAGCGCGTTTCCGCTCCGAGCCCGAAGCTGCAGAGCGTGCAGCCCGAGGTATCCCCTGCGACGTCTGCGTCGCGCCCGTCCACGCAGGCTCCCGAGCCGAAGGTGGAAGCGCGCGCCGAGGTCGTGGAGGAAGCACCTGCGCCGCCGCCCCCGGCACCGCCGCCGCCCCCGGTGGAGGTCGCACCGCCGCCTCCGCCTGCGCCGCCACCGCCGCCTGCACCGCCGCCGCGTCCGGCTGCGCCCAAGACGGGCGTGGAGTACTGGACGGGGCGCCCCGGTGTGCCGATGCCCACGCCCGCGAGCGCACCGCGCACCGCGATTGGCGGAGGCCAGACCGGCTCCATGCCGCGCCGGGTGCAGTACGATCCGCGCGCGAGCAGCAGCGCGGCGCCGGGCCGGCCGGGGATGCGTCCTGGCGGGCCCCAAGGTGGCCGCCCTGGCATGATGGGACGCGGAGGCCCCGGCGGTCAGCGCCGAGGCTTCGGTCCGGGCGCGCACTCGCAGCAAAAGAGGCCGCCGTCGGCCGTCTCCACCAAGGAGATGAGCGAGCACAAGAAGGTCATCCGCATCGAGGAGAACATCACGCTCCAATCGATGGCGGGCCGCATGTCCCTCAAGTCGACGGAGCTCCTCATGAAGCTCCTCTCGATGGGCATGACCGGTGTGCACATCAACACCACGCTCGACGCCGACACCGCCAAGATCCTCGCCTCCGAGTTCGGATGGGAGGTCGAGGACGTCGCCAAGAGCGAAGAGGAGAGCATCGCGGCAGCCCGAGGCGAAGAGGCCGCGGCGGCCGACGCGAGCGAGAAGAACGCGGCCGAGCAGAACCTGATCACGCGCCCTCCGGTGGTGACCGTGATGGGTCACGTCGACCACGGCAAGACCAGCCTGCTCGACAAGATCCGCCAGGCCAACGTGGCGAGCGGCGAGGCGGGCGGCATCACGCAGCACATCGGCGCTTACCGCGCGAACACCAAGCACGGCCCCATCGTCTTCCTCGACACCCCGGGCCACGAGGCGTTCACCGCCATGCGCGCCCGCGGCGCCAGCGTGACCGACTTGATCATCCTGGTCGTGGCGGCCGACGACGGCGTCATGCCGCAGACGCGCGAAGCCGTGAACCATGCGCGCGCGGCCAAGGTGCCGATCATCGTGGCCGTGAACAAGATCGACAAGCCGGCGGCGGAGCCCGAGCGGGTGAAGCGCGAGCTGGTCGAAATCGGCCTTCAGCCGGAAGAGTGGGGCGGCGACACCATCTTCGTGAACGTGTCGGCGCACACGGGTGTGGGCATCGAGTCGCTGCTCGAAATGGTGGCGATTCAGTCCGAGGTCATGGACCTGAAGGCGAACCCGAAGAAGGCCGCCAGCGGCACCGTGCTCGAGGCGCTCCTCGATCGCGGCCGCGGTCCGGTGGCGCGCGTGCTCGTTCAGGACGGAACGCTCCGCGTGGGCGACTTCCTCCTGGCCGGCGCCGGCTTCGGAAAGGTCCGCGCCATGACCAACGAGCACGGCAAGCAAGTGCACGAGGCGGGGCCGTCGACCCCGGTGGAAATCCTGGGCTTGTCCGAGGTCCCCGGCGCGGGCGATCCGATGCACGCGGTGAAGGATCCGAAGAAGGCGCAGGAGATCGCCGAGAGCCGCAAAGGGAAGATGGCGCGCAGCCTCATCCCGGCCACGGCCAAGCAGTCGCTCGAAGAGATCTCCAAGCGCATGGCCGACTCGTCGCAGCAAGAGCTGCGCGTCATCGTCAAAGGCGACGTGCAAGGCTCGGTCGAAGCGGTGGCCGACGCCTTCTCGAAGCTCTCGACCGACCGCGTGAAGCTCTCGCTCATCCACGCGGGGGTCGGCGCCATCACCGAGGGCGACATCAACCTCGCCATCGCGGCCAAGGCCATCGTCATCGGCTTCAGCGTGCGTCCGGCCGGAAAGGCGAGCGCGCTCGCCGAAGAGAACAAGATCGAGATCCGGCTCTACTCGATCATCTACAACGCCATCGAAGACGTTCGAAACGCGATGGAGGGCCTGCTCCCTCCGACCCTGGTCGAGAAGACCCACGGCAAGGCCGAGGTCCGCCAGATCTTCAAGGTCAAGGGCACCGTCGTCGCCGGCTCGTACGTCATCGAAGGAACGATCAAGCGCACCAACAAGGCCCGCATCATCCGCGACAACGTGGTCGTGTGGGATGGGAAGCTCGATGCGCTGAAGCGCTTCAAGGAAGACGTGAAGGAAGTCGAGCGCGGCTTCGAGTGCGGTCTCAGCTTCGACGGGTTCAGCGACGTCAAAGAGAAGGACATCGTCGAGTCGTACGAGATCGAAGAGATCAAGCAGAAGTTGTAG
- a CDS encoding MBL fold metallo-hydrolase, giving the protein MITMQPAGAAFASTADVEPKRITFEQLSAHAWAYTAEGDPNSGVIIGKDSCVVIDATATPLLARDLIARIRAITDKPIKHVVLTHYHAVRVLGASAYSGEGATEIIASRATRELIVERGQADMDSEIGRFPRLFAGAETIPGLTWPTLTFERSMTLHLGDLEVQVQQPGMGHTRGDTIVWLPEEKVLFSGDLVEFESAAYTGDAHLGAWPETLRKLRALGPEKLVPGRGRALGTAAEAQKAIDYTARFISALYDTAVSAVRDGADLKETMRRVRARMDPEFSHVFIYEHCLPFDVSRAFDEAHGVEHPVIWTAERDRAMWEALR; this is encoded by the coding sequence ATGATCACGATGCAACCGGCAGGAGCGGCGTTCGCCTCCACGGCAGACGTCGAGCCCAAGCGCATCACGTTCGAGCAGCTCTCGGCGCACGCGTGGGCCTACACGGCCGAGGGCGATCCCAACTCGGGCGTGATCATCGGCAAGGACAGCTGCGTCGTGATCGACGCGACGGCCACTCCCCTGCTGGCGCGCGATCTGATCGCGCGCATCCGGGCCATCACGGACAAGCCGATCAAGCACGTGGTGCTCACGCACTACCACGCGGTTCGCGTGCTCGGCGCCTCCGCGTACTCGGGCGAGGGCGCCACGGAGATCATCGCGTCGCGCGCCACGCGCGAGTTGATCGTGGAGCGCGGGCAGGCGGACATGGATAGCGAGATCGGGCGCTTTCCACGTCTGTTCGCGGGGGCCGAGACCATCCCGGGGCTGACGTGGCCGACCTTGACCTTCGAGCGCAGCATGACCTTGCACCTGGGCGATCTGGAGGTCCAGGTGCAGCAGCCCGGCATGGGGCACACGCGGGGCGACACCATCGTTTGGCTGCCCGAGGAGAAGGTGTTGTTCTCGGGCGATCTCGTGGAGTTCGAGTCGGCCGCCTACACGGGCGACGCGCACCTCGGGGCGTGGCCGGAGACCTTGCGCAAGCTTCGCGCACTAGGGCCGGAGAAGCTCGTCCCGGGCCGCGGCCGCGCGCTCGGAACCGCCGCCGAGGCGCAGAAGGCCATCGACTACACGGCGCGCTTCATCTCCGCGCTCTACGACACGGCGGTGAGCGCGGTCCGAGACGGGGCGGATCTGAAGGAGACGATGCGGCGCGTGCGGGCTCGTATGGATCCTGAATTTTCGCACGTCTTCATTTACGAGCACTGCTTGCCCTTCGACGTGAGCCGCGCCTTCGACGAGGCGCATGGGGTCGAGCACCCCGTGATCTGGACGGCGGAGCGCGATCGCGCGATGTGGGAGGCGCTTCGCTGA
- a CDS encoding NAD(P)-binding domain-containing protein: MRLLIADKLHPRAVEELSALPIEVIYEPDLTKESLEERIAGVGVLVVRSTPVTAAALEKAKTLHLIVRAGAEYQTIDVRAASRRGIYVANCPGKNAAAVAELVMGLLIAVDRRVVDAVTSLRNGQWRRGEYSKAEGLLGKTIGIAGMGAVGREVAHRAKAFGLTVAGFSRSLTPMKAAELGVVHAHSLEDLASKSHILTLHLPITERTRHIVGKRVFAALPPRAIFINAARADLVDQAAMREAVVTRGLRVGLDVYPDEPRDKLEYASDLFGPQTPGAEASGTWSPSDSEGFIYGTPHIAAATDQSQLAVATETVRVIRSFLLEGHVPNVVNVTTTSIANFQVVIRMQDKIGTFANVLSVLKRHGINVEEVTNSVFEGGGASCAKLRVVSRPSEMCLQEIRAFDEVLHVDVVTLPNLA, from the coding sequence ATGCGTCTTTTGATTGCCGACAAATTGCATCCACGTGCGGTTGAAGAGCTCAGCGCGCTTCCGATCGAAGTCATCTACGAGCCCGACCTCACCAAAGAATCGCTCGAGGAGCGCATCGCGGGCGTGGGCGTGCTGGTCGTTCGGTCGACGCCCGTCACGGCGGCGGCCCTCGAAAAAGCGAAGACCCTGCACCTGATCGTGCGCGCCGGCGCCGAGTACCAAACCATCGACGTGCGGGCCGCCAGCCGCCGCGGCATCTATGTGGCCAACTGTCCGGGAAAGAACGCCGCCGCGGTGGCCGAGCTGGTGATGGGTCTCCTCATCGCCGTCGATCGCCGGGTCGTCGACGCGGTCACCTCCCTGCGCAACGGCCAATGGCGGCGCGGGGAGTACAGCAAGGCCGAGGGGCTCTTGGGCAAGACCATCGGCATCGCGGGCATGGGCGCCGTGGGCCGCGAGGTCGCCCATCGCGCCAAGGCGTTCGGGCTGACGGTGGCTGGATTCAGCCGCTCGCTCACGCCGATGAAGGCCGCGGAGCTGGGCGTGGTGCACGCGCACTCGCTCGAGGATCTGGCGTCGAAGTCGCACATCCTGACATTGCATTTGCCCATCACCGAGCGCACCCGCCACATCGTGGGAAAGCGCGTCTTCGCGGCGCTGCCCCCGCGCGCGATCTTCATCAACGCGGCGCGCGCAGACCTGGTCGACCAAGCGGCGATGCGCGAGGCGGTGGTCACGCGCGGGCTGCGGGTGGGCCTCGACGTGTACCCCGACGAGCCGCGCGACAAGCTGGAGTACGCGAGCGACTTGTTCGGGCCGCAGACCCCCGGCGCCGAGGCCTCCGGCACATGGAGCCCCAGCGATAGCGAAGGCTTCATTTACGGTACGCCGCACATCGCGGCGGCGACCGATCAATCGCAGCTCGCGGTGGCCACTGAGACGGTGCGGGTCATTCGGAGCTTTTTGCTCGAGGGGCACGTGCCCAACGTCGTGAACGTCACCACGACGTCGATCGCCAATTTTCAAGTCGTCATTCGCATGCAGGACAAGATCGGCACGTTCGCCAACGTGCTCTCGGTCCTCAAACGGCACGGCATCAACGTCGAAGAGGTCACCAACAGCGTCTTCGAGGGCGGCGGCGCGTCGTGCGCCAAGCTCCGCGTGGTGTCGCGGCCGTCGGAGATGTGCCTGCAGGAGATTCGTGCTTTCGACGAGGTTCTTCATGTCGACGTGGTCACGCTCCCGAACCTCGCGTGA
- a CDS encoding type II toxin-antitoxin system VapC family toxin: MGYLLDTCILSEFTKTYPAAAVDDWLERVPDASQFVSVLTLGEIEKGIQKLPASTRRRKLELWLTEIRTRFQQQTLPIDERVAIEWGRISARAESKGHPLPVVDTLIAATAIVYGLSVVTRNTADMMHTGATIIDPWESLS, encoded by the coding sequence ATGGGCTACCTGCTCGACACCTGCATTCTGTCCGAGTTCACCAAAACCTATCCGGCAGCCGCGGTCGATGACTGGCTCGAACGCGTGCCGGATGCTTCCCAGTTCGTGAGCGTGCTCACGTTGGGTGAAATCGAGAAGGGCATCCAGAAGCTCCCCGCGAGCACCCGCCGCCGCAAGCTCGAGCTCTGGCTTACCGAAATCCGCACGCGCTTCCAGCAGCAGACGCTCCCCATCGACGAGCGCGTGGCCATCGAATGGGGCCGCATCTCGGCGCGCGCCGAGAGCAAAGGTCACCCGCTCCCCGTGGTCGACACGCTCATCGCCGCCACGGCCATCGTGTATGGGTTGAGCGTGGTCACCCGCAACACCGCGGACATGATGCACACCGGCGCCACCATCATCGATCCATGGGAGTCGCTGTCCTAG
- a CDS encoding DUF503 domain-containing protein, with protein sequence MFVGVLRLTFHIPHARSLKEKRSVVRKFRDRVRARYDVSIAEVDAQDLHQRAVFGVSVVSGDAAVCDSVMAQVAHTAETQEDAVLTDRATEVITIGADLYGPGDPPLAADD encoded by the coding sequence ATGTTCGTCGGCGTCTTACGGCTCACGTTTCACATTCCGCATGCGCGCTCGCTCAAGGAAAAGCGCAGCGTCGTCCGGAAGTTTCGCGACCGCGTGCGCGCCCGCTACGACGTGTCCATCGCCGAGGTCGACGCCCAGGATCTGCACCAGCGCGCCGTCTTCGGCGTGAGCGTCGTCTCGGGGGACGCGGCGGTGTGCGATTCGGTGATGGCCCAGGTGGCCCACACCGCCGAAACGCAGGAAGATGCCGTGCTCACCGATCGCGCAACGGAAGTCATCACCATCGGGGCCGATCTCTACGGCCCCGGCGATCCGCCGCTCGCGGCGGACGATTGA
- the rbfA gene encoding 30S ribosome-binding factor RbfA, with protein sequence MAAEVKRATRVAEGIREELANLLGRRVRDPRVAGVIVSRVAITDDLRNAKVYVRLLDGDESRQKELLAGLKSATGMLRSSLTKDLGLRFAPELRFYYDEAVEKNARIDELLAEIERETRSK encoded by the coding sequence ATGGCCGCTGAAGTCAAACGCGCCACCCGCGTGGCAGAAGGAATTCGTGAGGAGCTGGCGAACCTCCTCGGGCGACGTGTCCGCGATCCACGCGTGGCCGGCGTCATCGTGTCGCGCGTGGCCATCACCGACGATCTACGCAACGCCAAAGTGTACGTACGCCTGCTCGACGGCGACGAGTCGCGCCAAAAAGAGCTGCTCGCCGGCCTGAAGAGCGCCACCGGCATGCTCCGCTCGTCGCTCACGAAAGATCTCGGCCTGCGCTTCGCCCCCGAGCTCCGCTTCTACTACGACGAAGCCGTCGAAAAGAACGCGCGCATCGACGAGCTCCTAGCCGAAATCGAACGCGAAACACGTTCGAAGTAA
- a CDS encoding type II toxin-antitoxin system Phd/YefM family antitoxin — protein MSKIPRLWQIQDAKNRLSEVVDNARQYGPQVITRRGKETAVVLSYEQYTRLTEPKERFIDLLRKAPRSPDGLVTERSKDTGRKIDL, from the coding sequence ATGTCCAAGATCCCACGCCTTTGGCAGATCCAAGACGCAAAAAATCGACTCAGCGAGGTGGTCGACAACGCCCGCCAATACGGGCCGCAAGTCATCACACGCCGGGGAAAGGAGACGGCCGTGGTTCTTTCATACGAGCAATACACCCGCCTCACCGAGCCGAAGGAGCGGTTCATCGATCTGCTCCGCAAAGCTCCGCGCTCGCCCGATGGCCTCGTGACGGAGCGCTCCAAGGACACGGGCCGCAAGATCGACCTGTAG